AAATCATATGAGCTATTCAGTAATATTGCTGCATTTTTCCCTGAAAAACCAAAAGTAAATTATCTGATTTACCAAAATGACACCTTTCTGGGATACACAGTAAAGAAGGAAGAAATTGAATACACTATATGGAATTTAAATAAATTCTATCCAGACACTTTAATGCTAGAAAATTGGTCTGTGGATTTCCTTTTCAATCAAGGGCTAACGAACATAATAATCAATTGGACTCCAACTCATCCTAATGCTATTTTAGAAAACCATTCGGAAGACAGCATAAACATGATAACTTTTAAGGACAAACTTCTATTAGACAGCGTTAACCAGCTTTATTATGCCCGGTTCTCTTACCCGACTAATCCACTTTCAGACAGCATTTACCAAAAAATGGGGAATCAATATTTCAATTCCATAAAAATAGATTCAAAGTAAACTCTTCAAATACCCCTTAAACTCCTCAAAATCATTCCCCATCGCTTCCACTTTTTTCTGTCCATCCATAAAAGCAGCTAATCGCTCTGGAAGCTCTAGTTTCAAGTTCAATGCTTTTTCTACCGTTTCTCTAAACTTCCCAGGATGAGCAGTTTCCAAAAACACACCTTGGAAGCCATCATATTCAGCCATAAAATCCTTTAAGCCTTTATACCCAACAGCTCCATGCGGATCTAAGGTATAGCCAGACTTTTTCACTTCTTGCATCACTTCAACGGTTTCAGCATCAGAGTAAAAATAACCTTTCACGTTGTCCTTTAGTAGTTGTTCATCTTCTCCGTAAAGAGCCAGAAGGCGGGGAAAATTGCTAGGATTACCCACATCCATGCTATTACTGATGGTTGCTATTGAGGCCATCGCTGCGAAATCTGCTCCATTCAAATAATCTGGAACTACTTTATTCACATTGGTAGCAGCTACAAATTGATCAATAGGCAAGCCCATTCGTTGCGCCAAAATACCGGCAGCAATATTTCCAAAATTCCCTGAAGGAACAGCGAAAGCTACTTTTTTATCATTCTTAGGAAGTCTGGAAAACGCATAGAAATAATACAGGCACTGTGGAATCCAGCGGGCTACATTGATAGAGTTGGCAGAAGTCAGCAACAGCTTTTCATTCAGCTCTTCATCCAAAAATGCTTCTTTTACCATTCGCTGACAATCATCAAATACACCATCCACTTCCAGCGCTGTGATATTTTGACCCAGCGTAGTAAACTGCTTTTCCTGAAGCTCACTTACTTTTCCTTTCGGAAAAAGTATAATCACATCCACTCCATCCACTCCCAAAAAGCCATTGGCTACCGCACTTCCAG
This genomic window from Algoriphagus sp. TR-M9 contains:
- the thrC gene encoding threonine synthase encodes the protein MKFYSTNNSAHQVELAEAVIKGLAPDQGLYMPTDIPVLPKELFDKLPEMTFQEIGYEVIGALFSSALSQEQIKELVDHTLVFDAPLVKVEEDVYSLELFHGPTLAFKDFGARFCSKLMSMLMEKSDRKVRVLVATSGDTGSAVANGFLGVDGVDVIILFPKGKVSELQEKQFTTLGQNITALEVDGVFDDCQRMVKEAFLDEELNEKLLLTSANSINVARWIPQCLYYFYAFSRLPKNDKKVAFAVPSGNFGNIAAGILAQRMGLPIDQFVAATNVNKVVPDYLNGADFAAMASIATISNSMDVGNPSNFPRLLALYGEDEQLLKDNVKGYFYSDAETVEVMQEVKKSGYTLDPHGAVGYKGLKDFMAEYDGFQGVFLETAHPGKFRETVEKALNLKLELPERLAAFMDGQKKVEAMGNDFEEFKGYLKSLL